The region GCGCAGCCGGAAGTCGGACGCGAGGGCCGAGGAGACCAGCAGGTCGGTCACCGGGTTGGATCCCACCCACCGCCGGCGGTCCCTGCGGATCTGCCGGGCCTGCCAGACGAAGGCGTCCGGGGCCTGCCCGGTGGAGGCGCCGCCTGCGACGAAGTCGACCAGGATCTCGCCGATGACTGTCGGTTCGGCGAGCCGGCCGGCGCGGATGATGAAGTCCTGGTCGGCGGCGACCGGGTACCGAAGGTCGTAGCGGCCGACCCGGTCGACGAGCTCGCGGGTGAAGAAGCACGACGGGTGTGGAACGTAGCGGTAGCCGAGCTCGAGGAGTCGCAAGCTGTACGGCGTCCCGGCGTAGACGCCGAGGAAGCCGCCCTCGTCGTCCTGGAAGCGCACGATCCCGAACGCCCAGGACCACCGGTGCGCCTCGCCGTCACGAGCGACGCGGTCCAGCACGTCGCTGGAGGCGAGCACGTCCCCGGCGTTGAGGAACTGCAGCAGCGAGCCTCGAGCGGCCGCCAGACCCTTGTTCATCGCGTCGTAGGTGCCAAGGTCCGGCTCGGAGACCCAGGTCAGTCGCTCATCGCCCAGCGTCCTCAGCCAGTCGACGGCCCCATCGGTGCTGGCCCCGTCCACGACCACCCACTCGAAGTCCGAGCAGGTCTGCGCGGCCAACGAAGCCCAGGTGCGCTGCAATCCCGGCAGGTCGTTGCGGACGACGCTGACGACGCTGACCCGCGGGCTGGCAGCGCCGGTCATAGCCGCGGCTCCCGCTCGAGCAACAGCGTGTCCTTCGCCGAGAGCGTCCGGCCACCGAGCCGACGGTAGAGAGCCAGAAACGTCCTGGCGGTCTCCTCCCAGGTGAACTCGGCGACCCGGTCGTGCCCCCGCGCCACCAGTTGCGCACGCAGGCCCGGGGATACCCACACCGCCTCCACGGACTTCGCCA is a window of Actinomycetes bacterium DNA encoding:
- a CDS encoding glycosyltransferase family 2 protein, which gives rise to MTGAASPRVSVVSVVRNDLPGLQRTWASLAAQTCSDFEWVVVDGASTDGAVDWLRTLGDERLTWVSEPDLGTYDAMNKGLAAARGSLLQFLNAGDVLASSDVLDRVARDGEAHRWSWAFGIVRFQDDEGGFLGVYAGTPYSLRLLELGYRYVPHPSCFFTRELVDRVGRYDLRYPVAADQDFIIRAGRLAEPTVIGEILVDFVAGGASTGQAPDAFVWQARQIRRDRRRWVGSNPVTDLLVSSALASDFRLRALAARATRRGAEAGRR